A part of Hippea maritima DSM 10411 genomic DNA contains:
- a CDS encoding IS481 family transposase — MDSIYHTLRKSNPASARILVRKVLEKNNGNVSKTARILGISRATVRRARDGELNDLSRRPKNIRKKIDCSLEKLIVEEAKSTGYRYRLLSYYLKNKYSIEISENTIKKVLKRNRVRKKKIRTLNKNRRHLYDYEHLTPFSHLQIDTKHILYETSLPKSVYRHIEKYDLPKYEWNAIDVKTRMRFTAYSHTLSASFGFAFILFVVLWLKLHNVRGKINIRLDNGSEFASSSRRKLDEYNEFFSKLNVELKPIPPGAKHLQAIVENSHRKDDESFFSIHPERCRNDAEFLLKAQQWQDTWNTARPHYGIDMNGLTPFEKLKSTKAMISENIVRFPTLLLEDIIRVAGYPYEWLSKFVNLYIFSRGGKYVWTTYHQVWIMI, encoded by the coding sequence ATGGATAGTATATACCACACTTTGAGAAAATCAAACCCTGCAAGTGCAAGAATTTTGGTCAGAAAGGTTTTAGAGAAAAACAACGGCAATGTCTCAAAAACAGCAAGAATACTTGGCATATCAAGGGCTACAGTGAGAAGGGCAAGGGATGGAGAACTAAATGACTTATCAAGAAGACCAAAGAACATAAGAAAAAAGATAGACTGTTCTCTTGAAAAACTCATTGTTGAAGAGGCAAAAAGCACAGGGTACAGATACAGGCTTCTAAGCTATTACCTAAAGAACAAATACTCCATAGAGATAAGCGAAAACACAATAAAGAAGGTTTTAAAGAGAAACAGGGTGAGGAAAAAGAAAATAAGGACTCTAAACAAAAACAGAAGGCATCTTTATGATTATGAACACCTGACGCCCTTTAGCCACCTTCAGATAGACACAAAACACATACTGTATGAAACATCTCTACCAAAGAGCGTGTATAGACACATAGAGAAATACGACCTGCCAAAATATGAATGGAACGCAATAGATGTAAAAACGAGAATGAGATTTACAGCTTACTCCCATACTCTTTCTGCATCCTTTGGATTTGCTTTTATCCTTTTTGTCGTACTGTGGTTAAAGCTGCACAATGTAAGGGGAAAAATAAACATAAGGTTGGACAACGGTTCTGAATTTGCATCCTCAAGCAGAAGAAAATTGGATGAATACAACGAATTCTTTTCAAAACTGAATGTAGAGTTAAAACCCATACCACCAGGTGCAAAACACCTCCAGGCTATAGTTGAAAACTCACACAGAAAAGACGATGAATCATTTTTCTCCATTCATCCAGAAAGGTGCAGGAATGACGCTGAGTTCTTGCTCAAAGCTCAACAATGGCAGGATACATGGAATACAGCAAGGCCTCACTATGGCATAGACATGAACGGCCTAACGCCTTTTGAGAAACTGAAATCAACAAAAGCTATGATATCTGAAAACATAGTAAGGTTTCCAACCTTACTACTGGAAGATATCATAAGGGTAGCAGGCTACCCTTATGAATGGTTGAGTAAGTTTGTGAACCTGTATATATTTAGTAGAGGTGGTAAGTATGTGTGGACCACTTACCATCAAGTTTGGATAATGATTTAG
- a CDS encoding MBL fold metallo-hydrolase — protein sequence MVVKVVVGELEENCYLVFDESSKECTIIDPGDEPEKIIGVIEKYALTPTIILNTHYHFDHVGANAFLKKRYNIKLAIHENDLSLLKKAHIDAKIFLLKDQEPSPEPDILLKDGDIVDVGSLSFEVLHTPGHTPGSVCFYEKNKKWLFSGDTLFFESVGRWDFPSGSKNDLLDSLKRLIKLPDDVLVYPGHGEPTTIEHERKLNPYIDYK from the coding sequence ATGGTTGTGAAAGTTGTTGTAGGAGAGTTGGAGGAGAACTGCTATCTTGTTTTTGATGAGTCTTCCAAAGAGTGTACGATTATAGACCCAGGGGATGAGCCTGAAAAGATAATAGGCGTAATAGAAAAATATGCGCTTACACCAACGATAATTCTAAATACACACTATCATTTTGACCATGTTGGTGCTAACGCCTTCTTGAAAAAGAGATATAACATAAAGCTTGCGATTCATGAAAACGATTTATCATTGCTTAAAAAAGCCCATATCGATGCTAAGATCTTTTTATTAAAAGATCAAGAACCATCTCCAGAGCCGGATATTTTATTAAAAGATGGGGATATTGTTGATGTTGGTTCGTTGAGTTTTGAAGTTTTGCATACGCCAGGACACACACCCGGTTCTGTTTGTTTTTATGAGAAAAATAAAAAGTGGCTTTTTAGTGGAGATACGCTGTTTTTTGAATCTGTTGGAAGATGGGATTTTCCTTCAGGTAGCAAAAATGATTTATTGGATAGCCTAAAACGACTAATAAAGCTTCCAGACGATGTTTTGGTCTATCCCGGACATGGTGAACCTACAACAATAGAGCATGAAAGAAAGCTTAATCCTTATATAGACTATAAATAA
- the rpsT gene encoding 30S ribosomal protein S20 — MANHKSAIKRVRQNKKRYMRNKAYRTRLKNILKKSRMLIEAESDKETVEAQLKEAEKVIRKICSKGIIHKNKASRLISNLYQKAHRKFKQAQAS; from the coding sequence GTGGCGAACCACAAGTCAGCCATTAAAAGGGTAAGGCAGAATAAAAAAAGATATATGAGAAATAAAGCCTATAGAACAAGGCTTAAGAACATCCTTAAAAAGAGTAGAATGCTTATAGAGGCAGAGAGCGATAAAGAGACAGTCGAGGCTCAACTCAAAGAAGCAGAAAAGGTAATAAGAAAAATCTGCTCCAAAGGCATAATACACAAAAACAAAGCCTCAAGGCTAATCTCTAATCTCTATCAAAAAGCTCACAGAAAATTTAAGCAAGCTCAGGCATCATAA
- a CDS encoding co-chaperone GroES has translation MATLKPLMDRILVEPEDLEQKTESGIIIPDTAKEKPQQGKVVEVGEDVETVKKGDVIVFEKYAGNEIKLDDKKYVILKEDEVLAKFVD, from the coding sequence ATGGCAACATTAAAACCCCTGATGGACAGAATCCTGGTAGAACCAGAGGATCTGGAGCAGAAAACTGAAAGTGGAATCATCATTCCTGACACAGCAAAAGAGAAGCCACAGCAGGGTAAGGTTGTTGAGGTTGGAGAGGATGTTGAGACTGTAAAAAAGGGTGATGTTATCGTATTTGAGAAATACGCTGGAAATGAAATCAAGCTGGATGACAAGAAGTATGTAATTCTCAAAGAAGACGAAGTATTGGCAAAATTCGTTGACTAA
- the groL gene encoding chaperonin GroEL (60 kDa chaperone family; promotes refolding of misfolded polypeptides especially under stressful conditions; forms two stacked rings of heptamers to form a barrel-shaped 14mer; ends can be capped by GroES; misfolded proteins enter the barrel where they are refolded when GroES binds), which yields MTAKILEFGDSAREAIMKGVNKLADAVAVTMGPRGRNVVIDRRFGSPTITKDGVTVAREIELKDPYENMGAQLVKEVASKTSDVAGDGTTTATVLARAIYREGLRNVTAGANPIEIKRGIDKAVEKVVEELKKISKEVTEKKQIAEVGTISANNDKEIGEIIAEAMDKVGKNGVITVEEAKGTETTLELVEGMRFDRGYLSPYFVTNPDKMIAELENAFIVITDKKVSSMQEFLPLVEKIAKTGRPFLVIAEEVEGEALATLVVNKLRGTLQCCAVKAPGFGDRRKEMLRDIAILTGGQVISEETGMKFDNVDLDVLGRAKKIIVDKENTTIVDGFGSKEDIEARIKQIDAQIEQSTSEYDKEKLRERKAKLAGGVAIIKVGAATETEMKEKKARVEDALNATKAAVEEGIVPGGGTALLRCQAALNDIKGENDDQDIGIKIIKKVLEEPAKVIASNAGFEGSIIINKIRENNDVSYGFDARNGEFVNMFEKGIIDPTKVERTAIQNASSVAGLMLTTETLITDDPKEREKEDRAMAGAAGGAGMY from the coding sequence ATGACAGCAAAAATCTTAGAGTTTGGTGATAGCGCAAGAGAAGCAATAATGAAAGGTGTTAATAAGCTCGCCGATGCAGTAGCCGTTACAATGGGCCCGAGGGGTAGAAATGTAGTAATAGACAGAAGATTTGGAAGCCCCACAATAACAAAAGACGGTGTTACTGTTGCAAGAGAGATCGAGCTTAAAGACCCATATGAGAACATGGGTGCACAACTTGTTAAAGAGGTTGCATCCAAGACAAGCGATGTAGCAGGTGACGGAACAACAACGGCTACAGTATTGGCAAGGGCTATATACAGAGAAGGACTAAGAAACGTAACAGCTGGTGCTAATCCTATAGAGATCAAAAGAGGAATTGATAAGGCTGTTGAGAAGGTGGTTGAGGAACTAAAGAAAATCTCCAAAGAGGTTACAGAGAAAAAGCAGATCGCGGAAGTCGGAACAATCTCCGCAAACAATGACAAAGAGATCGGTGAGATAATAGCCGAGGCAATGGATAAGGTTGGCAAAAACGGAGTTATAACCGTTGAAGAAGCTAAAGGTACTGAGACAACATTAGAGCTTGTTGAGGGTATGAGGTTTGACAGAGGTTATTTGTCTCCATACTTCGTAACAAACCCCGACAAGATGATCGCAGAGCTTGAGAATGCATTCATCGTAATCACAGATAAGAAGGTAAGCTCAATGCAGGAGTTCTTACCACTTGTAGAGAAAATCGCAAAAACAGGAAGACCATTCCTGGTAATAGCCGAAGAGGTTGAAGGTGAGGCTTTGGCAACATTGGTAGTCAACAAATTAAGAGGAACATTGCAGTGTTGTGCAGTTAAAGCCCCTGGTTTTGGCGACAGAAGGAAAGAGATGCTCAGGGATATAGCAATCCTTACGGGTGGTCAGGTAATAAGCGAAGAGACTGGCATGAAGTTCGACAATGTTGACTTAGATGTTCTTGGAAGAGCTAAGAAGATAATCGTTGATAAAGAAAACACAACAATCGTTGATGGATTCGGCTCCAAAGAGGATATAGAGGCAAGAATTAAACAAATCGACGCCCAGATTGAACAATCCACAAGCGAATACGACAAAGAGAAGCTAAGAGAGAGAAAGGCAAAATTGGCTGGTGGAGTTGCCATAATAAAAGTAGGTGCTGCAACAGAGACAGAGATGAAAGAGAAAAAAGCCAGGGTTGAAGATGCCCTCAATGCTACAAAAGCAGCTGTTGAAGAGGGTATAGTACCTGGTGGTGGAACAGCACTTCTAAGATGCCAAGCAGCATTGAACGACATAAAAGGCGAAAATGACGATCAAGATATCGGAATTAAGATAATTAAGAAGGTACTCGAAGAACCGGCAAAAGTAATAGCAAGCAATGCAGGATTTGAAGGTTCCATTATAATTAACAAGATAAGAGAGAACAACGATGTCTCCTACGGATTCGATGCAAGGAATGGTGAGTTCGTTAACATGTTCGAAAAAGGCATAATAGACCCAACAAAGGTTGAAAGAACTGCAATTCAGAACGCATCTTCTGTTGCAGGCTTAATGCTAACAACAGAAACACTCATCACAGATGATCCAAAAGAGAGGGAGAAGGAAGATAGGGCTATGGCTGGCGCTGCTGGTGGCGCTGGTATGTATTAA
- a CDS encoding ABC transporter substrate-binding protein, with the protein MKRFFKLLLFLVITLGISLPQAMAISQKDYIIIGTTDKVSSLDPAKAYDYLSDNILQNIMEGLVKYVPGTAKIVPGLAQRWAISKDGLTYTFWLKKNLKFSNGDPINAQAFKYSIERVIKLKGEPSFLLSDIVKNVEVVNDSQFRIHLKYAFAPFINILAFTVSFPVDPKIYKNDAFYNGLPISSGPYMVKKWVRGQQIELVRNPHYHGDKAKTPIVLIKLYRNANALYIALLNKEIDVAYRTLLPQQFKQIKKNKNFKTMIGPSPFIREVVFNVKYKPFDNPKIRKAFAYAINRTQIINDVFNGQVSPLYTLIPEGMWGHKSVMPHYNQKKAIEILKSLGYSKANPLKITLWYSPSHYGSTEAAVALTIKNQLEATGLVKCQLKSAEWATYIDYWTKGVMGMFLLGWYPDYFDPDDYMWPFLATSASPQMGCFYSNKKVDELLLKARKLTDTKDRAKVYEQVQDIMAQDAPYIPLFQGKQRVVLKPNIEGVLLDPLQIFRYYLIRKK; encoded by the coding sequence ATGAAGCGCTTTTTTAAGCTCCTTCTGTTTTTGGTCATCACTTTAGGCATAAGCCTGCCTCAAGCTATGGCTATCTCACAAAAGGATTACATCATCATAGGTACAACAGACAAGGTCTCATCGTTAGACCCAGCCAAAGCATACGACTATCTATCAGACAACATACTACAAAACATCATGGAGGGCTTAGTCAAATATGTGCCAGGTACAGCCAAGATAGTGCCAGGATTGGCCCAGAGGTGGGCAATTTCAAAAGACGGTCTAACTTATACTTTTTGGCTTAAGAAAAATCTAAAATTTTCAAACGGCGATCCTATCAATGCACAGGCCTTCAAGTACTCAATTGAAAGGGTTATAAAACTAAAAGGAGAGCCATCATTTCTTCTATCAGACATAGTAAAAAATGTCGAGGTAGTAAATGACAGTCAATTCAGAATCCATCTCAAATATGCATTTGCACCATTTATAAATATTCTTGCATTTACCGTATCCTTCCCTGTGGACCCAAAAATCTACAAAAATGATGCGTTTTACAATGGACTTCCTATCTCAAGCGGGCCATATATGGTTAAAAAATGGGTTAGAGGCCAGCAGATAGAGTTGGTAAGAAACCCGCATTATCACGGTGATAAGGCAAAAACACCGATCGTATTGATTAAACTATACAGAAACGCAAACGCCTTATACATCGCACTCCTAAACAAAGAAATTGATGTTGCATACAGAACGCTCCTGCCTCAGCAGTTCAAACAGATAAAGAAAAACAAAAACTTCAAAACCATGATAGGCCCAAGCCCGTTTATCAGGGAAGTAGTGTTCAATGTAAAATACAAACCATTTGATAATCCAAAAATCAGAAAAGCCTTTGCATATGCCATAAACAGGACTCAGATTATAAACGATGTATTTAACGGCCAGGTTTCACCGCTTTACACACTTATTCCTGAAGGTATGTGGGGACACAAATCTGTAATGCCTCACTATAACCAGAAAAAGGCTATAGAAATACTCAAATCGTTGGGTTATTCTAAAGCAAACCCTCTAAAGATAACCCTATGGTATAGCCCAAGCCACTATGGCTCCACAGAGGCTGCCGTTGCTTTAACAATCAAGAACCAGCTTGAGGCAACAGGGCTTGTGAAATGCCAGCTTAAATCTGCAGAGTGGGCAACATACATAGACTATTGGACAAAGGGCGTTATGGGCATGTTCCTGCTTGGATGGTATCCAGACTACTTTGACCCAGACGATTATATGTGGCCGTTCTTGGCAACAAGCGCAAGCCCACAGATGGGTTGTTTCTATTCAAACAAGAAGGTTGACGAGCTCCTCTTAAAGGCAAGAAAATTAACAGACACCAAAGACAGGGCTAAGGTTTATGAGCAGGTTCAGGATATAATGGCACAGGATGCACCATACATTCCTCTATTCCAGGGTAAACAGAGGGTTGTTTTAAAACCCAATATCGAGGGTGTTTTACTTGACCCGCTGCAAATATTTAGATACTATCTCATCCGCAAAAAATAA
- a CDS encoding ABC transporter permease produces MKSYILTRIGLSIPMILIILTIVFFVLRVLPGNPVLAMLGPKAPPEVVKQMEHKMGLDKPILVQYVNYLKNIAQGKFGESTVTGMPVIKELMQKFPATLELTIFAMIVAVFIGIFYGTYAAYNLGNPIDVSARIYSIFVYSFPVFWFGLMLQLVFGVWLHWLPVSGEASPFMTPDKTYTGMYVIDAIINGQWDVLKDSINHLILPSITLGVVISSIFVRMVRANVVLTLSQQFVVAARARGVKEKTVLFRHALKNALPPILTIMGLQFALLLGGAVLTEVTFSWPGIGSYLVSRIHARDFPSIQGTIVFFAIFVAIISILVDVINAWINPRVRY; encoded by the coding sequence GTGAAGTCTTACATTTTAACCAGGATAGGCTTATCCATCCCAATGATTCTAATCATACTAACCATCGTTTTCTTTGTTCTCAGAGTTTTACCAGGCAATCCTGTACTTGCCATGTTAGGACCCAAAGCGCCACCTGAGGTGGTCAAACAGATGGAACACAAAATGGGGCTTGATAAGCCTATTTTGGTTCAGTATGTCAATTATTTAAAAAACATAGCCCAGGGTAAATTCGGAGAGTCAACCGTTACGGGAATGCCCGTTATTAAAGAGCTTATGCAAAAGTTTCCGGCAACACTTGAGCTTACGATCTTTGCCATGATAGTGGCTGTTTTCATTGGTATATTTTACGGGACATACGCAGCATATAATCTAGGGAACCCCATAGATGTCTCGGCAAGAATATATTCAATTTTTGTCTATTCATTCCCTGTTTTCTGGTTTGGCCTTATGCTTCAGCTCGTTTTTGGAGTCTGGCTGCATTGGCTTCCTGTATCAGGGGAGGCAAGCCCGTTTATGACTCCGGATAAAACCTATACCGGTATGTATGTGATCGATGCAATCATAAACGGTCAGTGGGATGTCCTAAAGGATTCTATAAATCATCTTATCCTGCCATCAATAACCTTAGGTGTTGTTATATCGAGTATATTTGTCAGGATGGTTAGAGCCAATGTTGTTCTTACACTGTCGCAACAGTTCGTTGTGGCAGCAAGAGCAAGGGGTGTAAAGGAAAAAACCGTTCTTTTCAGGCACGCCTTAAAAAACGCCCTGCCTCCGATATTGACCATAATGGGATTACAGTTCGCCCTTCTCTTGGGAGGGGCTGTTTTAACAGAGGTCACATTCTCCTGGCCCGGCATCGGAAGCTATCTAGTATCAAGGATACATGCAAGGGATTTTCCCTCCATTCAAGGAACAATTGTATTTTTTGCCATATTCGTTGCCATCATCAGCATACTTGTTGATGTAATAAATGCCTGGATCAACCCACGTGTGAGGTATTAG
- a CDS encoding ABC transporter ATP-binding protein yields the protein MALVEIKDLRIEYQTRSGNLSAVAGLNLNINEQESLGIVGESGCGKSTLGTAIMKLSPQNAKLTGQIIFEGKDILKLKSEDVRKIRGKDISMIFQDPMTSLNPIMRIRDHFFELFKVHYPKMTKEEMIKIASEALLSVGVDPSRLDNYPFEFSGGMRQRVMIAIAICLKPKLLIADEPTTSLDVVVQEQIMQVLKNLKKTKNMSIMLITHDMGIVAELAEKVAVMYAGWMVEYSTVLELYNKPLHPYTQLLLESIPNVKIDDMELKHIPGSLPDLKNPPKGCRFHPRCPFAKDICKKEEPPTVEIENRKVKCWLYGDKT from the coding sequence ATGGCTTTAGTGGAAATCAAAGATTTAAGGATAGAATATCAAACAAGAAGCGGCAATCTAAGCGCCGTTGCAGGCCTAAATTTAAACATAAACGAGCAGGAGAGTTTGGGTATAGTGGGCGAATCTGGGTGTGGAAAGTCAACACTTGGTACGGCCATTATGAAGCTATCTCCACAAAATGCCAAACTAACAGGCCAGATAATCTTTGAAGGTAAAGATATACTAAAGCTAAAATCAGAAGATGTAAGAAAAATTAGGGGCAAGGATATTTCAATGATATTTCAAGACCCCATGACAAGCCTGAATCCGATTATGCGCATAAGAGACCACTTCTTTGAGCTGTTTAAAGTCCATTACCCAAAAATGACCAAAGAAGAAATGATAAAAATCGCGAGTGAAGCTTTGCTTTCTGTGGGTGTTGACCCATCAAGGCTTGATAACTATCCGTTTGAATTTTCAGGTGGTATGAGACAGAGGGTCATGATAGCAATAGCCATCTGTTTAAAACCCAAGCTTTTAATAGCCGATGAGCCAACAACCTCTTTAGATGTTGTTGTTCAAGAGCAAATTATGCAGGTTCTAAAGAACTTAAAAAAAACAAAAAACATGTCCATAATGCTTATAACCCATGATATGGGTATAGTAGCGGAATTGGCAGAAAAAGTGGCTGTAATGTATGCTGGGTGGATGGTTGAATACTCAACTGTTTTAGAGCTTTACAACAAACCCCTACACCCCTACACACAACTCTTGCTTGAGTCCATCCCTAATGTAAAGATAGACGATATGGAGTTAAAACATATACCGGGGAGCTTACCCGACCTAAAGAATCCACCCAAAGGCTGCAGGTTTCACCCACGATGCCCGTTTGCCAAAGATATATGCAAAAAAGAAGAACCACCTACTGTAGAAATAGAAAACAGAAAAGTAAAATGCTGGTTATACGGTGATAAAACATGA
- a CDS encoding ABC transporter ATP-binding protein has protein sequence MNKTLLKIENLRKEFKLKRPWLEALFKKETPTVKAVDDVSFEIKRGETLGIVGESGSGKTTMGRSILRLIEPTSGKIIFDGYDLLGLSKNNLRKARKDFQIIFQDPMASLNPYMKIGKIVSHPLEIHNIGSKTEQKERVLSIFEKVNLIPAKEFFNRYPKQLSGGQRQRVVIARALITNPKFIVADEPTAMLDVSVRSQILKLMIDIKEEFGLTYLFITHDLASAKYICDRIGVMYLGKIVEMANTYDLFTNPLHPYTQILMSAVPIPDPNIKRKKLMPKGEIPSATKIPKGCRFHPRCPFAKDICKEQEPKLKDVGGRFVACHLIDES, from the coding sequence ATGAATAAAACACTTCTAAAGATTGAAAACCTAAGAAAGGAATTTAAGCTTAAACGCCCATGGCTTGAGGCTTTGTTTAAAAAAGAAACACCGACTGTTAAGGCCGTTGACGATGTCTCATTTGAAATCAAAAGGGGTGAAACGCTCGGTATAGTAGGAGAATCGGGCAGTGGCAAAACAACAATGGGGCGCTCTATTTTGAGGCTTATTGAACCAACATCGGGAAAGATAATATTTGACGGTTATGACCTTTTAGGGTTATCCAAAAACAACCTAAGAAAAGCAAGAAAAGACTTCCAAATAATATTTCAAGACCCTATGGCAAGCCTAAATCCATATATGAAAATAGGAAAGATAGTATCCCATCCACTTGAGATCCACAACATTGGCTCAAAGACAGAACAGAAAGAGAGGGTTCTTTCAATCTTTGAAAAGGTTAACTTAATTCCAGCCAAAGAATTCTTTAACAGATATCCAAAACAGCTATCTGGAGGCCAAAGGCAAAGGGTTGTTATAGCAAGGGCATTAATCACAAATCCAAAGTTTATCGTGGCAGATGAGCCCACAGCTATGCTGGATGTTTCTGTAAGGTCTCAAATATTAAAGCTTATGATAGATATAAAAGAGGAGTTTGGACTAACCTATCTGTTTATCACGCATGATCTGGCAAGCGCCAAATACATATGCGACAGAATCGGCGTTATGTATCTGGGTAAAATCGTTGAGATGGCAAATACATACGATCTATTTACCAATCCACTTCATCCCTACACCCAGATACTCATGAGCGCTGTACCCATACCGGATCCCAATATAAAGAGAAAGAAACTTATGCCGAAGGGTGAGATACCCTCTGCAACAAAGATTCCGAAGGGCTGCAGATTCCATCCAAGATGCCCGTTTGCCAAAGACATATGCAAAGAACAAGAGCCTAAACTAAAGGATGTCGGCGGCAGATTTGTTGCATGTCATTTAATCGATGAAAGCTAA
- a CDS encoding ABC transporter permease: protein MIENSNQMVSSRISSFIKNLLGDSSGIMAFAGLTILVIFILMAIFAPLIAPYSPIEPSGTPLLAPNMQHLMGTDNMGYDVFSRFIYGSRMALIIAFIATLIASVVGIPLGLIAGYSGGVLDRTLTMIMDSVYTFPGLILAIAIAAVLGPGIINISLSIAVVYIPTYYRVIRSQVVSVKSELYVEGAYSIGAKTSTIIFKYILPNVLPSIIVVLSMNIADAIMTEAGLSFLGLGITPPTPDWGYDLANGQQFLISNDWWMSFFPGIAIILIVLGFSMFAEGLNEYFNPNIGEKR, encoded by the coding sequence ATGATAGAAAACTCAAATCAGATGGTATCCTCAAGGATCTCTTCTTTTATAAAAAACCTTCTTGGCGATTCTTCCGGTATTATGGCCTTTGCAGGACTTACGATCCTTGTGATCTTCATACTGATGGCCATATTTGCCCCACTGATTGCACCCTATAGTCCAATAGAGCCTTCAGGCACACCGCTGTTAGCACCCAACATGCAACATCTAATGGGCACAGACAACATGGGGTATGATGTGTTCTCCCGCTTCATATACGGCTCAAGAATGGCTTTAATAATTGCATTTATCGCTACACTTATAGCCTCTGTTGTGGGCATACCATTGGGGCTTATTGCTGGCTATTCGGGTGGTGTATTGGATAGAACTCTTACAATGATAATGGACTCTGTTTATACATTTCCGGGTTTAATTTTGGCTATTGCAATAGCAGCGGTCTTAGGCCCAGGCATCATAAACATATCACTATCCATAGCCGTGGTCTATATACCGACATATTACAGGGTTATAAGGAGTCAGGTCGTAAGCGTAAAATCAGAACTCTATGTAGAAGGGGCATACTCCATCGGTGCAAAAACCTCAACAATAATATTCAAATACATATTACCCAATGTTTTACCCTCAATCATCGTTGTTCTGTCTATGAACATAGCCGATGCAATTATGACAGAGGCTGGATTGAGCTTTTTAGGTCTTGGCATAACACCGCCAACGCCGGATTGGGGGTATGATCTGGCAAACGGCCAACAGTTCCTCATATCAAACGACTGGTGGATGAGCTTCTTTCCAGGTATCGCAATTATCTTGATTGTCTTAGGCTTTAGCATGTTTGCAGAAGGTCTAAATGAGTACTTCAACCCCAACATAGGAGAAAAAAGATAA
- a CDS encoding ferredoxin family protein: MKKLRIEDKLYLVGYNVDHEYSHLGISDPEVCKTCEKKQCTYVCPASVYTWDEAEQKININYDACVECGTCMISCDYITWKFPRGGFGVAYKFG; this comes from the coding sequence ATGAAGAAATTAAGAATTGAAGATAAGCTTTATCTTGTTGGATATAACGTTGATCATGAGTATAGTCACTTAGGTATATCTGATCCTGAGGTTTGCAAGACCTGCGAAAAGAAGCAGTGTACATACGTTTGTCCTGCAAGCGTTTACACCTGGGATGAAGCTGAGCAGAAAATAAACATCAACTACGATGCCTGTGTAGAATGTGGAACATGTATGATATCCTGTGATTATATAACATGGAAGTTTCCAAGGGGTGGATTTGGCGTTGCCTATAAATTTGGATAA